In a genomic window of Ralstonia insidiosa:
- the dsbD gene encoding protein-disulfide reductase DsbD, whose product MFRRNLITLVLTFFTMGAAWAAGPLPWQAKTDFLDASQVFTLSAPQLQGDHVVAAGHVADGYYVYRKSLRLDDARGTAVDVTLSPGTHHTDEFFGDVDIYTGDALQLRLPAQTPGPVVLHWQGCAQAGICYPPQTMKIDLPARVPTAQASSSLAVAAGDGAAAGAVAEDQAVSQRLAALGPVAGALLFFGFGLLLSFTPCTLPMIPIVSTMVVGSQAKPRRAFMLTLSYVLAMAATYAAVGVAAGLAGANLQAALQSPWLLGAFAGLFLVLAASLFGAFELRLPAALMDRLNASGQSQAGGSVLGAAVLGVLSALLVGPCMTAPLAGALLYIGQTGSAVMGGVALFALGVGMGLPLLVIAVFGARVLPRPGAWMERVRVVFGYVMVGMAILMLARFLPGNVSLMLWSAFGLAVSVGLIGWIHAITLQHRLSWLLAFWAVFVGVWSVMMLTGAAAGSASPTQPLQTLRAVGGFANTNANGSAAAASHASVKSVQDVDARIAQAATRGQWTLIDFYADWCVSCQVIEKSVFSDPAVNARLARMQVLRPDVTHNDATDQALMKHWGVLGPPTLILIGPDGQEVRAHRMVGELDARNFISRLDAAGAP is encoded by the coding sequence TTGTTTCGTCGCAATCTCATCACCCTGGTGTTGACGTTCTTCACCATGGGCGCCGCTTGGGCTGCCGGCCCGTTGCCGTGGCAAGCCAAGACGGATTTCCTGGATGCGTCACAGGTTTTCACACTGAGTGCCCCGCAGTTGCAAGGCGATCACGTGGTCGCTGCCGGACATGTTGCGGATGGCTACTACGTGTATCGCAAGTCCTTGCGGCTTGACGATGCGCGCGGCACGGCGGTTGACGTGACGCTGTCGCCCGGAACGCATCACACCGACGAATTCTTCGGGGACGTCGACATCTATACGGGCGATGCCCTCCAGTTGCGCTTGCCGGCCCAGACGCCTGGGCCTGTGGTTCTGCATTGGCAAGGGTGCGCGCAAGCCGGTATCTGCTATCCGCCGCAGACGATGAAGATCGACTTGCCCGCGCGTGTGCCCACCGCGCAGGCGTCGTCGTCATTGGCCGTGGCGGCGGGTGATGGTGCGGCGGCTGGGGCAGTCGCAGAGGATCAGGCCGTGTCACAACGCCTGGCCGCGCTTGGGCCCGTTGCGGGGGCACTGCTGTTCTTCGGCTTCGGGCTGCTGCTGTCGTTCACGCCGTGCACGCTGCCCATGATCCCGATTGTTTCGACGATGGTGGTGGGCAGCCAGGCCAAGCCTCGGCGCGCGTTCATGCTGACGTTGTCGTATGTGCTGGCGATGGCCGCTACCTATGCCGCTGTTGGTGTGGCGGCGGGTCTGGCGGGGGCCAACCTGCAGGCGGCGTTGCAATCGCCGTGGTTGCTGGGTGCGTTTGCAGGGTTGTTTCTGGTGCTGGCGGCTTCATTGTTTGGGGCGTTTGAGCTGCGCTTGCCTGCGGCCTTGATGGACCGTCTCAACGCATCGGGTCAGAGCCAGGCAGGCGGAAGCGTGCTGGGCGCCGCCGTGCTTGGCGTGCTGTCCGCCTTGCTGGTGGGGCCATGCATGACGGCGCCGCTCGCGGGTGCGCTGCTATACATCGGACAGACGGGTAGCGCAGTGATGGGCGGTGTGGCGCTCTTTGCGCTGGGTGTGGGCATGGGCTTGCCACTGCTGGTGATTGCCGTGTTTGGCGCGCGCGTTCTGCCGCGCCCCGGCGCATGGATGGAGCGTGTGCGCGTGGTGTTCGGTTACGTGATGGTGGGCATGGCGATCCTGATGCTCGCTCGCTTTCTGCCCGGCAACGTCAGCCTGATGCTGTGGAGTGCATTCGGCCTGGCCGTGTCGGTGGGGCTGATCGGATGGATTCATGCCATCACGCTGCAGCATCGCTTGAGTTGGCTGTTGGCGTTCTGGGCGGTTTTTGTCGGCGTGTGGTCGGTGATGATGCTGACCGGCGCTGCGGCCGGCAGTGCGTCCCCCACGCAGCCGTTGCAGACGTTGCGCGCCGTGGGTGGCTTTGCCAACACCAACGCCAACGGCAGCGCTGCGGCCGCCAGTCACGCGAGCGTGAAGTCGGTGCAGGACGTAGATGCGCGCATTGCGCAAGCTGCTACGCGCGGCCAATGGACGCTGATCGACTTCTACGCGGACTGGTGCGTGAGCTGCCAGGTGATCGAGAAAAGCGTCTTCAGCGACCCCGCAGTCAATGCGCGGCTGGCCAGGATGCAGGTACTGCGCCCCGACGTCACCCACAACGACGCAACGGATCAGGCGCTGATGAAGCATTGGGGCGTGCTTGGTCCCCCCACCTTGATCCTGATCGGGCCGGATGGTCAGGAAGTGCGTGCGCATCGGATGGTGGGTGAACTGGACGCACGCAACTTCATCAGCCGTCTTGATGCCGCGGGCGCACCGTGA
- a CDS encoding COG4705 family protein — MHTRPARVVPSLLNKVPQVALGFWIIKILSTTVGETGADFLAVNVGLGTAITGGAMAGLLAVALVAQVRAQRYVPWLYWLTVVLVSVVGTQITDLLTDKLGVSLYVSTAVFSVVLITLFAIWYRVEHTLSIQSIDTRRRELFYWAAILCTFALGTAAGDLATEALGLGFQLGIVAFGALIALAAVAYLLGANKVLAFWLAYILTRPLGAALGDFLSQSQSYGGLGLGAMLTSAVFLAVIVVLVAFAQRHEGRIARAAHAVSTA, encoded by the coding sequence ATGCACACACGACCGGCACGCGTAGTGCCTAGCCTATTGAACAAGGTGCCCCAGGTGGCGCTGGGCTTCTGGATCATCAAAATTCTTTCCACCACGGTGGGTGAGACGGGCGCGGATTTTCTGGCCGTCAACGTTGGGCTGGGTACGGCCATCACCGGCGGTGCAATGGCGGGTTTGCTTGCTGTTGCACTCGTGGCGCAGGTGCGCGCGCAGCGCTATGTGCCGTGGTTGTACTGGCTGACGGTGGTGCTGGTGAGCGTTGTCGGCACGCAGATCACCGACCTGCTGACCGACAAGCTGGGCGTGAGCCTGTACGTGAGCACCGCCGTCTTTAGCGTGGTGCTGATCACGTTGTTTGCGATCTGGTATCGCGTGGAACACACGCTGTCGATCCAGTCCATCGATACACGCCGCCGAGAGCTGTTCTATTGGGCGGCCATTCTCTGCACGTTCGCGCTGGGCACGGCCGCTGGTGACCTTGCCACCGAAGCGCTTGGCCTCGGGTTCCAGCTAGGCATCGTGGCGTTTGGCGCGCTCATTGCGTTGGCTGCCGTTGCGTACTTGCTGGGCGCCAACAAGGTGCTGGCGTTCTGGCTGGCCTACATCCTCACGCGCCCGCTGGGTGCGGCGTTGGGGGACTTCCTGTCGCAATCGCAAAGCTATGGTGGATTGGGCCTGGGCGCGATGCTGACCAGTGCCGTCTTCCTCGCCGTCATCGTTGTGCTGGTGGCGTTTGCTCAACGCCACGAAGGTCGTATTGCCCGTGCGGCGCACGCTGTGTCGACTGCCTGA
- a CDS encoding putative quinol monooxygenase: MIKYALFARLTAKPGKEQAVADFLQAGLEMANQEATTPIWFALRIAPNVFGIFDAFTSEQNRQAHLDGPIAKALMANADALLASPPEIAPIEVLGLKNTLAG; this comes from the coding sequence ATGATCAAGTACGCATTGTTCGCCCGGCTGACTGCCAAGCCGGGCAAGGAGCAGGCTGTGGCTGACTTTCTGCAGGCCGGCCTGGAGATGGCCAATCAGGAAGCCACCACCCCGATCTGGTTTGCGTTGCGCATTGCGCCCAACGTGTTCGGCATCTTCGATGCCTTTACCAGCGAGCAGAACCGCCAGGCCCACCTGGATGGCCCAATTGCCAAGGCGCTCATGGCCAACGCAGACGCGCTGCTGGCCTCGCCGCCCGAGATCGCACCGATTGAAGTGCTGGGCTTGAAGAACACGCTGGCAGGCTGA
- a CDS encoding GlxA family transcriptional regulator, translating to MRIVVLTLEGVFDTGLATVLDAFATANELARVAGIDVPAFEVAVVGMRPQVRSGLGLQVPVCSVGDAPSPNWVIVPAISAKMPDVLVPALGREDVVDALPALRTWSAGGARMAAACIGTFVLAESGLLDGHDATTTWWLTPLFRQRYPQVRLDAHRIIVPSGTMLTAGAALSHIDMALWVIRQSSPELAALVARYLVFDTRPSQSAYVIADHLSHADPLVERFDRWVRERLDTAITLDAAAGALATSKRTLSRRLNEVLGKTPIAYIQDLRIERAVHLLKTSKHSVDQIAEQVGYADGVTLRTLLRKRLGKGIRELRAT from the coding sequence ATGCGGATTGTCGTGCTCACGCTGGAAGGTGTGTTCGATACGGGGCTGGCCACGGTGCTCGATGCCTTTGCCACGGCCAATGAACTGGCGCGGGTGGCCGGCATTGATGTGCCGGCGTTTGAAGTGGCAGTGGTCGGTATGCGGCCGCAGGTGCGCAGCGGGCTGGGCCTGCAGGTGCCCGTGTGCAGCGTGGGCGATGCGCCCTCCCCCAACTGGGTGATCGTGCCGGCCATCAGCGCCAAGATGCCCGACGTGCTGGTGCCCGCGCTGGGCCGCGAAGATGTGGTGGACGCGCTGCCCGCGCTGCGCACGTGGTCGGCTGGTGGTGCGCGCATGGCGGCTGCCTGCATCGGCACATTTGTGTTGGCAGAAAGCGGCCTGCTGGACGGCCATGACGCCACCACCACATGGTGGCTCACGCCGCTGTTTCGTCAGCGCTACCCGCAGGTGCGGCTCGACGCGCATCGCATCATCGTGCCCAGCGGCACGATGCTCACGGCTGGTGCCGCGCTCAGCCACATCGACATGGCGCTGTGGGTGATCCGCCAGAGCAGTCCGGAGCTGGCCGCGCTGGTGGCGCGGTACCTTGTGTTCGACACGCGGCCGTCGCAATCGGCCTACGTGATTGCCGACCACCTCTCGCATGCCGACCCGCTGGTCGAACGTTTCGACCGCTGGGTGCGCGAGCGGCTCGACACCGCCATCACGCTCGACGCGGCTGCGGGTGCGCTGGCCACCAGCAAACGCACCCTATCGCGACGGTTGAACGAGGTCCTCGGCAAAACGCCCATCGCCTACATCCAGGATTTGCGTATCGAGCGTGCGGTGCATCTGCTCAAGACCAGCAAGCACAGCGTCGACCAGATTGCCGAACAGGTGGGCTATGCCGATGGCGTGACACTGCGCACGTTGCTGCGCAAGCGGCTTGGCAAGGGCATTCGCGAGCTGCGCGCGACGTAG
- a CDS encoding collagen-like triple helix repeat-containing protein, whose translation MAKMHRGTLVSATLAGLLVLGGCASSGSGDMSGTSGGGTSANNGSGGSGNSGGTGGSTSTASTTPTGNVANKGGGVLTATGGAISGLGAVVGGSNAPGASGLGSVVDNVGNTVSALGTGVQSGLGSMGTNPNPVGTTVSSTGNVVTQVGNTVNATGGLLTSLGTGPLQPLAPVTTPVGGAVSQVGQAVANAGGTLGTVLSTGPVEQVTQQLSSTVVPLTSQVTTTTQTLGNATGLGAPATNLLQTVGGTVANVGTSITGTNAPVVSNLGGVVTATGGTVAALGGAVSTPGGGTSGSPLAPITNALGGAAGGSNPLGAVTGALGGATGGGAGSNPLAPVTSALGGAAAGGSNPAAGVTAPVGSLLTGLGSSLSSTGAATPLAPVTGAVGGAVGTVGGALGGAPHH comes from the coding sequence ATGGCGAAAATGCATCGCGGTACGCTGGTTTCAGCCACGCTGGCCGGGTTGCTGGTACTGGGCGGTTGCGCAAGCTCGGGATCGGGCGACATGAGCGGAACCAGCGGTGGCGGCACTTCCGCCAACAACGGCAGCGGTGGTTCGGGCAACTCGGGCGGCACAGGCGGGTCCACCTCCACAGCCTCGACCACGCCTACAGGCAACGTCGCCAACAAGGGCGGCGGCGTGCTCACGGCCACGGGCGGTGCCATCAGCGGCTTGGGTGCAGTTGTGGGGGGCTCCAATGCGCCGGGTGCGTCTGGATTGGGTAGCGTGGTCGACAACGTCGGCAACACCGTTTCCGCGCTCGGCACCGGCGTGCAGTCCGGCCTGGGCAGCATGGGCACCAATCCGAACCCGGTGGGGACCACGGTGTCCAGCACGGGCAACGTGGTCACCCAGGTCGGCAATACCGTCAATGCCACGGGCGGTCTGCTGACCAGCCTGGGCACGGGCCCGCTTCAGCCGCTCGCGCCGGTGACTACGCCGGTGGGTGGCGCGGTCTCGCAAGTGGGGCAGGCCGTGGCCAATGCGGGCGGCACGCTGGGTACGGTCCTGTCGACCGGGCCAGTGGAGCAGGTCACGCAACAGCTCAGTTCGACCGTGGTGCCGCTCACCTCGCAAGTCACCACCACCACGCAGACACTGGGTAATGCCACAGGCCTGGGTGCCCCCGCGACCAACTTGCTGCAGACCGTGGGCGGTACGGTGGCGAACGTCGGTACGTCGATCACCGGCACAAATGCGCCGGTGGTGTCCAACTTGGGCGGCGTGGTGACCGCCACGGGCGGAACGGTAGCGGCGTTGGGCGGCGCGGTTTCCACGCCGGGCGGCGGCACATCGGGCAGCCCGCTGGCGCCCATTACCAATGCGCTGGGCGGTGCTGCGGGCGGCAGCAATCCGCTGGGTGCGGTGACGGGGGCTCTGGGCGGTGCCACAGGTGGTGGCGCGGGGAGCAACCCGCTGGCCCCGGTGACAAGTGCATTGGGTGGCGCTGCGGCGGGGGGAAGCAACCCGGCAGCCGGTGTGACGGCGCCGGTTGGCTCGTTGCTGACTGGTTTGGGCTCGTCGCTCAGCTCAACCGGTGCGGCCACGCCGCTGGCCCCGGTCACGGGCGCTGTGGGTGGTGCGGTGGGGACGGTGGGTGGTGCGCTGGGGGGCGCGCCGCATCATTGA
- a CDS encoding GNAT family N-acetyltransferase, protein MAAPDAHVLDNPIWSSLASGHLHFRQGGPLACRYRADVAPFAAIVASSDETAAAWQALHRLLEPGEQLSLFARSAIDVPQEFAVERAGLLQQMMVVRDPGGPVDTTGIVRLGRADAADMFDLAERTKPGPFRTRTQETGQYIGIREGGRLIAMAGERMQLDDYVEISAVCVDDAHRGKGFANRLIRVLQHDIAQRGQTPFLHVFDHNRVAIALYERLGFAIRQSFYLTKVTRLEA, encoded by the coding sequence ATGGCTGCACCTGACGCGCACGTGCTCGACAACCCCATCTGGTCATCGCTGGCGAGTGGCCACCTGCATTTCCGGCAGGGCGGCCCGCTTGCCTGCCGCTACCGTGCCGACGTTGCACCGTTTGCGGCCATTGTTGCCAGCTCTGACGAGACGGCCGCCGCATGGCAGGCACTGCACCGGTTGCTCGAACCGGGTGAGCAACTGTCACTGTTTGCGCGTTCGGCCATTGATGTGCCGCAGGAGTTTGCCGTCGAGCGGGCGGGCCTCCTGCAGCAGATGATGGTGGTGCGTGACCCTGGCGGGCCCGTTGATACCACGGGCATCGTGCGCTTGGGGCGTGCCGATGCGGCCGACATGTTCGACCTGGCGGAGCGCACCAAGCCTGGCCCGTTCCGCACACGCACGCAGGAGACCGGCCAGTACATCGGCATTCGCGAGGGCGGCCGGCTGATCGCCATGGCCGGCGAGCGCATGCAACTGGATGACTACGTGGAGATCAGCGCTGTCTGCGTGGACGATGCTCACCGCGGCAAAGGTTTTGCCAACCGGCTCATCCGCGTTTTGCAACATGACATCGCCCAGCGCGGGCAGACGCCGTTCCTGCACGTGTTCGACCATAACCGTGTGGCGATTGCGCTATATGAGCGCCTGGGGTTTGCAATCCGGCAGTCGTTTTACCTGACCAAGGTCACCCGCCTGGAGGCGTAA
- a CDS encoding transglutaminase TgpA family protein: MSTATIGTQAAAFGSARALTHREHGWLIAQLAVVLVPLLRALPLVTCAVFGVLLLWRTLLWVRRAPLPGKWVLGLTGVATLLVTLALSLRTGGNIGRDLSVALLGAFLVLKLMESHTVRNGILATQLCCFLLLSQTLFDQPPWMAVSLLATAALLLRNWLLLLHPQARMRVSAVRVLGRLVAMGLPCAAVLFLLFPRLDHPLWSLPRSAETGTSGITDRMAPGSIGQLILSDDLAFRADFAGTPPPLDTLYWRGMVLWRFDGQAWTAASMRQRAVPGSVPNSASAEGGAIAGLPGVVDYNITLETTHQRWLFALDRGVSIDARDDIGRSVDAEFLSRQPIDQRMRYHARSRLPDRSRVDDAQPLDPLTLQTALALPPGNNQTRALAVQWAELPPADRVSAALKLFGSAPFAYTLDPEPLQGEQIDDFLFRTHRGFCEHYAGSFVFLMRAAGVPARVVVGYLGGEVNAVSGDIIVRQSDAHAWAEVWLAGRGWVRVDPTAAVAPQRVERGLAAAVPASEFRSRRVEEPAWLRSVRWGLDGLISGWNRWVLGYDRNRQAQLFAWLGLEAADPRAVLWGVSAIFLLAALPLLWQQRKPKPDPVQVQWQRVCNQLARHGCPRSPTEGPMAYAERAAVRFPQSAEALRRVAAGYIALRYGRDDGDTQARAQTLARWKDYVAALRVSA; this comes from the coding sequence ATGAGCACCGCCACCATCGGCACGCAGGCTGCGGCTTTTGGTTCGGCCCGCGCCCTCACACACCGCGAGCACGGTTGGTTGATCGCACAGCTTGCCGTCGTGCTGGTGCCGTTGCTGCGCGCGCTGCCGCTGGTGACGTGTGCCGTGTTTGGCGTACTGCTGCTCTGGCGCACCCTGCTGTGGGTACGCCGCGCGCCGTTGCCAGGTAAATGGGTGCTCGGCCTCACAGGTGTGGCGACCCTGCTTGTGACGCTGGCGCTGTCCTTGCGCACCGGCGGCAACATCGGCCGAGACCTGTCGGTGGCGTTGTTGGGCGCGTTCCTGGTGCTCAAGCTGATGGAATCGCATACGGTGCGCAACGGCATTCTGGCGACGCAGCTGTGCTGTTTCCTGCTGCTCTCGCAAACGCTGTTCGACCAGCCGCCCTGGATGGCCGTTTCCTTGCTGGCAACGGCGGCGCTGCTGCTGCGCAACTGGCTGCTGCTGTTGCATCCGCAGGCGCGCATGCGGGTGTCGGCCGTGCGTGTGTTGGGGCGCTTGGTGGCGATGGGCTTGCCATGCGCGGCCGTACTGTTCCTGCTGTTTCCGCGCCTGGATCATCCGCTGTGGAGCCTGCCGCGCTCCGCTGAAACCGGCACCAGCGGCATCACGGATCGCATGGCGCCTGGCTCCATCGGCCAGTTGATCCTGTCGGATGACCTGGCCTTCCGCGCCGACTTTGCGGGGACGCCGCCACCACTCGATACGCTCTATTGGCGCGGCATGGTGCTGTGGCGTTTTGATGGCCAGGCATGGACGGCAGCGTCGATGCGGCAACGGGCCGTGCCCGGAAGCGTACCCAATTCTGCGAGCGCGGAAGGTGGGGCGATTGCGGGTCTGCCGGGCGTGGTCGACTACAACATCACGCTGGAAACGACGCACCAGCGCTGGCTGTTTGCGCTCGATCGCGGCGTATCGATCGATGCGCGTGACGACATCGGGCGCAGTGTCGATGCGGAGTTCCTCAGCCGGCAGCCGATCGACCAGCGCATGCGTTACCACGCGCGTTCACGCTTGCCTGATCGTAGTCGCGTGGATGATGCACAGCCGCTGGACCCGCTCACGCTGCAGACCGCATTGGCGCTGCCGCCGGGCAACAACCAGACGCGCGCGCTGGCCGTGCAATGGGCAGAGCTGCCGCCGGCCGACCGCGTATCGGCAGCGCTCAAGCTGTTTGGCAGCGCCCCGTTTGCCTACACGCTCGACCCCGAGCCGCTGCAGGGCGAGCAGATTGACGACTTTCTGTTCCGCACGCATCGCGGCTTTTGCGAGCACTACGCGGGCAGCTTCGTCTTCCTGATGCGCGCGGCGGGCGTGCCGGCGCGCGTGGTGGTGGGCTACCTCGGTGGCGAGGTGAACGCCGTGAGCGGCGACATCATCGTGCGCCAGTCCGATGCGCATGCCTGGGCGGAGGTGTGGCTGGCCGGACGTGGCTGGGTGCGTGTGGACCCGACCGCCGCCGTCGCGCCGCAGCGCGTGGAACGTGGCCTGGCTGCTGCCGTGCCCGCCAGCGAATTTCGCTCGCGCCGCGTGGAGGAACCCGCGTGGCTGCGCAGCGTGCGCTGGGGGCTGGATGGCCTCATCAGCGGCTGGAACCGCTGGGTGCTCGGCTATGACCGCAACCGGCAGGCGCAGCTCTTTGCGTGGCTGGGGCTGGAGGCGGCAGACCCGCGTGCGGTGCTGTGGGGGGTGTCGGCCATCTTCCTGTTGGCGGCGTTGCCGCTGCTGTGGCAGCAGCGCAAGCCCAAGCCTGACCCAGTACAAGTGCAATGGCAGCGCGTGTGCAACCAGCTCGCGCGGCACGGCTGCCCGCGCAGCCCGACTGAAGGGCCGATGGCCTACGCCGAGCGTGCCGCCGTGCGGTTTCCGCAATCGGCTGAGGCGTTGCGCCGCGTGGCCGCCGGTTATATCGCGCTGCGCTATGGCCGTGATGATGGCGATACGCAGGCGCGTGCCCAGACGTTGGCGCGTTGGAAAGACTATGTGGCCGCGCTGCGCGTGTCCGCATGA
- a CDS encoding DUF58 domain-containing protein codes for MARFTSWLAAPFRALFRILGAGLAALPGVRFARARVQRFLQRPRKPREGRIRLDRNHVYILPTASGAGFALLLVVMLVTSLNYNVSLGFLLTFVLAGVAASAMWQTHRNLVDLEVRGAAGEAVFAGHALNVSVALANVTPWARVGLDVSAREAAPVEAALDAQDATVAALAFAAQPRGWFKLPRLTVSTRFPLGLFRAWSYADAPLTLLVYPEPEPSAPPLPASFAPDPGEEDNPRAARTQVEEAADQLRAYRPGDPLRSIAWKHSARLDMWMSRTGQQVRHAQCVLAWEALPPSMNAEQRLSRLCAWVLAAEHAPAGDEPEYTLTLPGISIGPSRGPAHRDACLRALALWGKPAMPEESA; via the coding sequence ATGGCGCGTTTCACCTCCTGGCTGGCGGCACCGTTCCGCGCGCTGTTTCGCATCCTGGGTGCAGGCTTGGCGGCGTTGCCGGGCGTACGCTTTGCGCGAGCACGCGTGCAGCGTTTCCTGCAACGGCCGCGCAAGCCGCGCGAAGGCCGCATCCGCTTGGACCGTAACCACGTCTACATTCTGCCCACCGCATCGGGTGCCGGCTTTGCGCTGCTGCTGGTGGTCATGCTCGTCACCTCGCTCAACTACAACGTGAGCCTGGGCTTTCTGCTGACGTTCGTGCTGGCTGGTGTGGCAGCGTCGGCCATGTGGCAGACGCACCGCAACCTCGTCGACCTGGAAGTGCGCGGCGCGGCGGGCGAGGCGGTGTTTGCCGGGCATGCGCTCAACGTGAGCGTGGCGTTGGCCAACGTAACACCCTGGGCGCGCGTGGGTTTGGATGTGAGCGCGCGCGAGGCCGCACCGGTTGAAGCCGCGCTTGATGCGCAGGACGCCACGGTGGCGGCATTGGCGTTTGCAGCACAACCGCGCGGCTGGTTCAAACTGCCGCGTCTGACGGTATCGACGCGCTTTCCGCTGGGCCTGTTTCGCGCATGGAGCTATGCCGATGCGCCGCTCACGCTGCTGGTCTATCCCGAACCCGAGCCCTCTGCGCCGCCGCTGCCCGCCAGCTTCGCGCCCGACCCGGGCGAGGAAGACAACCCGCGTGCCGCGCGTACCCAGGTCGAAGAAGCCGCCGACCAATTGCGTGCCTATCGCCCGGGTGATCCGCTGCGCAGCATCGCCTGGAAGCACAGTGCCCGGCTCGACATGTGGATGAGCCGCACCGGCCAACAGGTACGCCATGCGCAGTGCGTGCTCGCGTGGGAGGCACTGCCGCCATCCATGAATGCGGAGCAGCGCCTGTCGCGTCTGTGCGCCTGGGTGCTGGCCGCCGAACACGCACCTGCCGGTGACGAACCCGAATACACGCTGACCTTGCCGGGCATCTCGATTGGCCCGTCGCGCGGGCCTGCGCATCGTGATGCCTGTCTGCGCGCACTGGCGCTGTGGGGCAAGCCGGCAATGCCTGAGGAATCAGCATGA
- a CDS encoding AAA family ATPase — MTPNQVPLSPVRSTPVAPVQPPAMLSLSAALSQAQRALDRIVLGKPLQIRLALACLLSRGHLLLEDLPGVGKTTLAHALARTLGLQYQRVQFTSDLLPTDLIGVSIYVKEKSAFEFHPGPLFAQVVLADEINRATPKAQSALLEAMAEGQVTHDGATYPLPEPFFVIATQNPLNQIGTHPLPESQLDRFTMRLSLGYPDQSSERALYLGGGAPQDIQPVLTAAQVVALQAAADAVHVAPALVDYVLALVNATRTDTQVQMGLSPRAGLALLAAARAWALIDGRDVVLPEDVQAVFKAVAAHRLLPTGGTLSATALAQRLLDTVAIP; from the coding sequence ATGACGCCCAACCAAGTCCCGCTTTCTCCCGTTCGTTCGACGCCGGTTGCTCCGGTACAGCCGCCTGCAATGCTGTCGCTGTCGGCAGCGTTGTCGCAGGCGCAACGCGCACTCGACCGCATCGTGCTCGGCAAGCCGCTGCAGATTCGTTTGGCGCTGGCGTGTCTGCTGTCACGCGGGCACCTGCTGCTGGAGGATCTGCCGGGCGTGGGCAAGACCACGCTTGCACACGCGCTGGCCCGCACGCTCGGGCTGCAATATCAGCGCGTGCAGTTCACCAGCGATCTGTTGCCGACCGACCTGATCGGCGTGTCGATTTACGTAAAAGAAAAGAGCGCGTTCGAATTCCATCCTGGCCCGCTGTTCGCCCAGGTGGTGTTGGCCGACGAAATCAACCGCGCCACGCCCAAAGCGCAGAGTGCACTGCTCGAAGCGATGGCCGAAGGGCAGGTGACACACGATGGCGCCACGTATCCGCTGCCCGAACCGTTCTTCGTGATTGCCACGCAGAACCCGTTGAACCAGATTGGCACGCATCCGCTGCCGGAGTCGCAGTTGGATCGTTTTACGATGCGGCTCTCGCTCGGGTATCCCGATCAAAGCTCAGAACGCGCGCTGTATCTGGGTGGCGGCGCGCCGCAGGACATTCAGCCCGTGCTGACTGCCGCGCAGGTCGTCGCCCTGCAAGCGGCTGCGGATGCCGTGCACGTGGCACCCGCGCTGGTCGACTATGTGCTTGCGCTGGTCAATGCCACGCGCACCGATACACAGGTGCAGATGGGCCTGTCGCCGCGTGCTGGTCTGGCGCTGCTGGCGGCGGCCCGCGCGTGGGCGCTGATCGACGGCCGCGATGTCGTGCTGCCCGAAGATGTGCAGGCCGTGTTCAAGGCCGTGGCGGCGCACCGGCTGCTGCCGACGGGCGGTACGTTGTCGGCCACGGCGCTGGCGCAGCGGCTGCTCGATACGGTCGCCATTCCATAA
- a CDS encoding TetR/AcrR family transcriptional regulator — MAARGPRAVSPSVEQPKPTSRRISGEDAHASLLEAARELFYYEGVRAVGVEAVVEKAGVNKMSLYRQFKSKDDLVLAYLERSDENFWGYFNASMAKHPDDARAQLLQFFIDVSERASRPGYRGCPFVNVAAEFPDLSHAARQFVQRNKALLLACLRDRAEAAGATDPDALADDLAFLIEGAYTASQTFGTDAPRLIKSLPRTARVLLDAGIPAAKSN; from the coding sequence ATGGCAGCACGCGGTCCACGCGCCGTTTCTCCTTCCGTCGAGCAACCCAAGCCGACTTCCCGCCGCATCAGCGGTGAGGATGCGCATGCCAGCCTGCTCGAAGCCGCGCGTGAGTTGTTTTACTACGAAGGCGTGCGTGCCGTGGGCGTGGAGGCGGTGGTTGAGAAGGCAGGCGTCAACAAGATGAGCCTGTACCGCCAGTTCAAGTCGAAGGATGACCTCGTCCTCGCTTACCTGGAGCGCAGTGACGAGAACTTCTGGGGCTATTTCAACGCGAGCATGGCCAAGCACCCGGACGATGCGCGTGCGCAACTGCTGCAGTTCTTTATTGATGTTTCCGAGCGTGCCTCGCGCCCGGGTTACCGGGGCTGCCCGTTCGTGAATGTGGCGGCGGAGTTTCCGGACCTGTCGCATGCAGCGCGGCAATTCGTCCAACGCAACAAGGCCCTGTTGCTCGCGTGCCTGCGTGATCGCGCCGAAGCTGCCGGCGCCACTGACCCGGATGCGCTGGCCGATGATCTTGCCTTCCTGATCGAGGGCGCCTATACCGCCAGCCAGACGTTCGGCACCGACGCGCCGCGGCTGATCAAGAGTTTGCCGCGTACGGCACGCGTGCTGCTGGACGCCGGTATTCCCGCAGCCAAGTCGAACTGA